The window TTCCGTTTGTATCAATTACACCCCATTTGCCATTCTTTTTGACAGCGGCAAACTTGCCTCTTAAAAGGATTTTTGCACCATCATATGTGTTGCTTCCGTCAATGCTTCGACCATCTTTCTTGTGAAAAACAAGTTTGTATTTTTCAGCAACCACTTTTCCGTCTTTGAATTCTTGTGAAGAGAATATGTCAATATACTCTTCAAGAGCAGGTTGGGTTAGCTTTCTTGCACTGCCTTTTGAAAGTTTTTCAAGTATTATCTTTTTAAAAATGCCATCGGCAAATACATCTTCAAACTTGTCATACTTTGCTTCAATTACCTCATTTCCGTCAAAGTCTAAAAGTCCCCATTTGCCTTTCTTTTCAAACAGCAAATATTCAATTGGCGTAATATGCCAAAAATCTTGCACCTTAAGAGTATTGATGCTTTTCATGATGAGATTGTACATTTCTTGGCTGGCGATAGTTAAGAGCTTGTCAAACTGGGGTAAAGTAAGCTTATTTTTTGCAAGGTTTAGAAATCCAATCTTTCCGTCGCTTTTTACAGTTAAGATGTCAAGGTATGGATATACTTTTTCAATAGAATCAAGAGATGGCTTGACTAAAAAATTGCAGTTTCCATCGACAAATCCTATTTTGCCGTCTTTTTTAACAACAAATATGTTGTTATATATTTTGTCAACTTCCCCCATAATATTCCTACCATCATAGACCACAACGTCAATATCATCAAACTGAGCATTTAAAAGCACCTTGCCAGTTGAGTCCATAAAGCCCCATTTTTTCTGATAGCAAAAAGCAATTAAACCATTTGAAAAAAAGTGGATATTCTCATAAGTAGGGAAAATGTAAATGTATTTGTTTTTAAGCAAGCTCTGAGCACTAACTTGTGAGAAAAGCAAAATCAAGCTTAAAAATACACTCACGAAGGCTATAAAACGTTTTTTAAACATAAA is drawn from Caldicellulosiruptor naganoensis and contains these coding sequences:
- a CDS encoding WG repeat-containing protein, coding for MFKKRFIAFVSVFLSLILLFSQVSAQSLLKNKYIYIFPTYENIHFFSNGLIAFCYQKKWGFMDSTGKVLLNAQFDDIDVVVYDGRNIMGEVDKIYNNIFVVKKDGKIGFVDGNCNFLVKPSLDSIEKVYPYLDILTVKSDGKIGFLNLAKNKLTLPQFDKLLTIASQEMYNLIMKSINTLKVQDFWHITPIEYLLFEKKGKWGLLDFDGNEVIEAKYDKFEDVFADGIFKKIILEKLSKGSARKLTQPALEEYIDIFSSQEFKDGKVVAEKYKLVFHKKDGRSIDGSNTYDGAKILLRGKFAAVKKNGKWGVIDTNGKWVVNPKYEDIRDFSEGFAAVKLSGKWGFIDKNFKEVIKPQFDSVFDFKEGLAAVKLKGKWGFVDTTSKLKIKPQFDEVKNFSEGFAAVKMGKYWTYINKNGTPFKTSFNSADDFFAGIGKVEVGGKIGFVSTDGQYILSPRFKKNADIIWDNINYVYRMDTTINSLYKYIANYPKIGYVIVNSGKIGLLMKVK